From Vigna unguiculata cultivar IT97K-499-35 chromosome 5, ASM411807v1, whole genome shotgun sequence, the proteins below share one genomic window:
- the LOC114185999 gene encoding chymotrypsin inhibitor 3-like: MRSATLFALFLLSALTFYLPSTTAQPVTDGNGNIVTNGGRFYITPIFFGAGGGGIKRARTGDEKSPLSVVQSPFDTDPGQPWIIRSMIRTAFLPEGRVSISYEYVQLGNSVESNEWIAVPDQPEGTVVKVGYPNSLRGFFTIHKASPNNIYKFSFCSNGGTCSDVGVVNDEAGNRILAINQQTPFLFYLRELPSAASK; this comes from the coding sequence ATGAGGAGTGCAACGCTCTTTGCTCTCTTCCTTCTCTCTGCCCTAACCTTCTACCTTCCTTCAACCACTGCTCAACCTGTCACTGACGGAAATGGTAACATCGTTACAAATGGTGGCCGATTCTATATAACGCCAATCTTTTTTGGAGCCGGCGGCGGTGGAATTAAACGAGCCAGAACTGGAGACGAAAAATCCCCTCTCTCTGTTGTTCAATCTCCATTCGACACCGATCCAGGGCAGCCATGGATTATTCGATCCATGATCCGAACCGCTTTTCTTCCTGAAGGCAGAGTGTCCATTAGCTACGAATATGTTCAACTCGGTAACTCTGTTGAGAGTAATGAGTGGATCGCTGTTCCGGATCAGCCTGAAGGAACCGTCGTTAAAGTTGGCTACCCAAATTCACTCCGAGGTTTCTTTACTATTCACAAAGCTTCCCCAAACAATATCTATAAGTTTTCGTTCTGTTCAAATGGCGGCACCTGCAGTGATGTTGGGGTTGTTAATGATGAAGCGGGGAACAGGATTTTGGCCATTAATCAGCAAactccatttttgttttatcttagGGAACTTCCTTCTGCTGCATCCAAGTGA